Genomic segment of Eupeodes corollae chromosome 2, idEupCoro1.1, whole genome shotgun sequence:
tcaTTAATTTCATATTGACTCTTATTCCAattaatatgaaattatttaacaaaatataattttattaaatttaatataaaaacatagaaTGTTTATGTGTTTAAGGATTTAGCATTGGTTGTTAGCACATGATCCAGTCCAGATACCACcgttttgttaacatttttaacaaatttcaattaaaatcagcctctttttaaaaaatcctatATAATTTCAACGGAAACATCAGGAAATCAATTAAATGACACTAAAATCTAATCTATAATTCGACTAGTATCTCATTAATAAATGCTGCAccttgaaaatcaaaataattttcttttccttaGCCGATTACTGATAAAACTATACTTCcagaatattaaaattgattaatttcttATGGAATTGGCATTTATAATGCTTCTTTAGGAAAAATGATTACAAGACTCAAAGGCAAGACTTCATTGTAGTGTAAGCAAATTACTTCagattaaatattatatattcatTTCTTTACACTGATCACCATAAATCGACAGAAAAATTACTATTTCCAATCTTATCTGAATAATGACAAAAAATTTCCAAATGTTTGATATTAggataaaaataactaaatctAAATATTCCACTCCCAAAGGTGGGGTACCGGTCTGGTGCTGATGTGACTATAAAAGTTCAATTGAGTTCaattatgataaataaattattatcactttttgtttacttatttaataatttagttcatttgtttaaattattattgacaacatattttttttgcagataTGTCTTACAAGGTAGAAGCATTACCAGACTCATTTTGTCTGTTAGGTGAAGGACCTCATTGGGATAtcgaaaaacaaagtttatacTTTGTTGATATTGAAAATGCTCAAGTGTTGCGTTATGACTATGCAGAGAATAAAGTATACAGATGTCAAATAGGtaagataaaacaaattattattattttttataattatttatcttaaataacaatttttccatGTCCATCAAAACCAACTTTGTAATTTTTACTTCGAAAGCTTAAAATCTGCACAGCaagttaatcaaaatgttttgagaaaaattgatacGTGtgaaaaagacaattttaaaaaaagcaaggCCTTAAAGTCAAAGCTAACATCACTTATCCTATCTAGAGGGGATTGTGTTGTAAAATACCGTCCTAGTTTACATTAATGCATTCATAATATTTAAATGCatcaattattaattaattaataataatgaaatgaattttgattgggagaatttaagtttatttttgtcacAAAAATTCAGCTTAATAACACAACACAAATCTAATTAAGTGGTATAATCTCTTTTTTCAATGAAGGGATGCTATCATTattgtttattgattttattttcttcaagatACCGTAAAGTTgttatgttattattttgtttattatattcttTAACATTTGaactcattttaaaataagattacTGTTTATTCAAGATtgcttttgcaatttttgtaggtattatATTTACAGATAAATAAAgcggcaaacaaaaaaataaactaaacggaatgagattaatttaaaaagttttataatgcctttgaaaaattttaaaaggacGCGTTTATATTCTATTTTAGAGGTGTGTTACAGTGTCAGAAAAAAAGTTCAATGCGTCATTTTATTAGACAAGAATAGTAATTTTTGCGGTTTGTTTGATCGTGTCACATAtttgtataacattttaaaaaacattttgaacaattcaattcaattctatttgaaaaactttctatCCTATAAGAGAATCTATCTTCTTAAAATGTACACCAATTGCATCACATACTTACAAACAATTTGAATAGCTGTACGGAATgagaattattaacttcccataggaagttattgtaatgggtaacgtacgtccgtacgtccgtacgttcgcgacgtttttttcgtcgtccatagctcaagaaccagaagagatatcgacttcaaataaattttgttatacagataataagacagaaagatgcagaaagggctctaaagaaaattgcgtgggaggtttttttatcataggagtttaaaaaaaaggtgaaaattttggttaacctaaaatatcttacgaacctaaaacgctagaggcttgaattaaattttatataataaattgtaacgtgatctcaaagaagtatattttttgaaaaaaatctatctaacggttttttttctaaatcaaaaaaactgaaaaaaaaaatttgtcacctcccaaatttaacgactaacatatgatttcatctccgaaacaattttgagcaacggagaataatgtttttgaaatctgataaaattttgagaaaaattgaattgacagtttttttataaaaaataaaaatctaaaaaaaacattactcaaagttcgtaaaaatcaaatatcgattcaaatatcttttcaaaaacttgaaatttaggcttcaagctcattttatcttataagaaatattgttttcaaccttcagtaaaattttgagaaaaatcgaattgacagtttttttacaaaaaataaaaacctaaaaaaaaattaataaaagttggtaaaaattgattttcgactcaaatattttttcaaaactttgagatattggctttaatttacttttatctttcaaaaaatattgttatcaacattcagtaaaattttgaacaaaatcgaatagacagtttttttataaaaaaatgaaaaaccgaacaaaaattaacaaaagttggtaaaaattgaatatggattcaaatatcttttcaaaaacttgaaagttagacttcaaacttatttatctaataaaaaatattgttttaagcattctgaaagatgttgagagaaatcgaattgacagttttttttacaaaaaataaaaaccttaaaaaaaaatttataaaagttggtaaaaattgattttcgactcaaatatctcttcaaaaattgtagatattggcttttaacaacttttatctttcaaaaaatattgttgttaacatttagtaaaattttgaaaaaaatcaaattgatagtttttgtacaaaaaattaaatacctaaaaaaaaaattaacaaaagttgttaaaaattgattttcgactcaaatatcttttcaaaactataaaatattggattcaaactaattttatcttatagaaaatattgttttcaacattcgatagaattttgaagaaaatcgaattgacggtttttttacaaaaaataaaactctaaaaaaaaaacagtactaaaacttggtaaaaatttactttcgactcaaatagcttttcaaaaattaaaaatattggcttcaaacttattttatttgacagaaaatattgatttcgatattaagtgatttttatattaaaatccaacagtccgttttttcataaaaaataaaatctataaaaaatagtacgcaaatttggtaaaattgatactagtacatatagacaaacttttaagcaagacaaatcgacagacgggatgggaagttatcagtgtgggtcgcatcccagcctcttttttatattgtaatggctttataagacttttatgttaatttcttttgaatttaaaattctttcctTGTACTGAAATGTTTTGCAACATGTTATgtgtttgtttaattgtttatacTTACCTTAAATTTGTGAGATACAAGgtgtttttttcagttttgcaaAAATTGAGAACCAGTTATAAACGGGACGGTAGCACATTGAAATTGGTTCTTAGACCCACTTTGCAAAACTAAAGCTCTTTTGGGTAGTTCGTGAAGAACTCATAACCATTgcttattgttatttaaatgccatttgccttaaaatttaataagcctcatttagtatttcttaaaaattactcGTTTTTACTTGCGACGTATACGAGGtctgttcaaaaagtacccggaattttcgttttttttttaaatatttacttattcGTTAAATCTATGAGGTCCCCTTCAAAGTAGTCCCCCCAGATATAGTACACTTATGCccgctttttttttaatcttcgaAGCACTCTTGATATTCAGTTCGTAGAACTTTCTGAAAAGTATTgaattcgtacaaaatttcgaactcgagatttaaatcaaacattccGCCCGGTTGTATATTTTCCTGTCCTTGCCCCTACATCCCAAACCATTTTGAcgattaagttcaaacttggaaattaaggtttaaagCATATTCGGGTTAGAAATTAGTTCAAAAATCGAAAGTtcatacatatttgtatatcTCCAAAAGAGTACCCCCCAaggaacataattttttgtctgCCAGTATCTTGTACTctgttaataatatttgatagtaaaaaatgtattttttttgtgtgggaTTCGATGTCCCGGGTCaccatttttaatgaaaatcaaatgaaaaacgtGTATTAAAAAGCTCTAAATCGATTTAGcgatttacaaataaaaaattgaaaatgtattttttgtttttgagaaatcaaatagcatttaaatttttgaaactttttttgcgggtgcattttttaatcttaaaataaaggaaatatttttaaacagactctttggaaaCATTATCGAGTTTATGCCACCCAGTCGTgcattctatttatttattctctAGAAATGAAACTAAAACTTTATAACTAAATCTCAGtttattcacaaaatttgtttagttaACATTTACAGAAACAGTTTAATCAAACAATTATAATAAAGTACTCTAAAGATTGtttgttaatattaaaaaggaaaatagaaaattcattAGTAATTTTAGACGCATACTCattattccaaaaaacaaagATGGTTTCACTTTTatactatatttttatattacagtttatttaaaacaaaattgtgttgatttattttaaataattgaagtctaatcgtagattttaaattgtttcctATTTAGAAAACGAGAAATTGGCATCGTATATTATACCAATTGAAGGAGCAAATAACAAGTTCTTAGTTGGAATTGGACGTCGTATTTCTGTCATAAATTGGgatggtttttcaaaaacatgcaaagtagaaaaagatattctAACTGTTGAAGAAGGAGATCCTAAATGTACACAAAATCGCATCAATGATGGAAAATGTGATCCTCGTGGACGTCTTTTTTGTGGCACCATGAATACTATAGACATTTTTAGTAACCGTACTGGAAACTTTTATAGAATAGACGAAGGTGGAAAATATAAGTTGTTGAAAGATAATATTGGAATTTCTAATGGACTGGCatggaatgaaaaaaacaataaattttattacatcGATTCATTGGATTTGAAAGTTCGAGAGTATGATTATGATTTTGAAACTGGTTGTTTAAGTAAGTAGCTATACAGCGCATAATGACAAATGAAACCTTTATTCATTCAACATCTATCTTACAGAAAATCCAAGAGATGCATTTAATCTTACAAGCCTTCAGGAAGAAGGAAAAATGGTTGTTCCCGATGGAATGACTATTGATTCCGATGGAAATTTGTATGTTGCTACGTTTGGTGGATCTTCTGTTTATAAAGTCGACCCAAAGTAAGAAagaatcctttttttgtttaaatttaaattttgtcttatttttaggAATGGTCAAATTTTGCTTCAAATTAAACTTCCATGTGAGCAAATAACTTCTGCTGCATTTGGTGGACCAAATTTAGATATATTGTATGTTACTACAGCTAGGCTTCTAAATAAACCAGCACCAGGAGGAACAACTTACAAGATAACTGGCATTGGGGCTAAAGGTCTTCCAATGGCAAAGTGTAAACTtccattataaaaattttagtCGCATGATTaacatttacatacatatattttttttgttcaaaaataaatgtttatcaaaCAACCGTTCCgttatgaaatcttttttttttttctttctttcttttatcaaaaactCCAATACTAATTGCCTATtggcattttaaaaacttttaattttgaaattcaaattctttaatacttaaattcttttgtaataaagggtgtcccaaaattaacgcaagatttgaattaaatagaaaacgccgtttttagtcttttgatagttataatttttattgactcgtaaagtataTAGGATAAGGTTattgtatggaataacacatcggacaaatggcctccacggctttgcatgcacatgcgcactcttttgttgaaattttccatgaccattctgcataaatgtggctgaatttcgttgatgcagcgttgaatctcctcctttaatgcacgggtggttgtgggcttgttgacatagacttgtgttttcaaataaccccataaaaagaagtctaatggtgttaaatcacacgatctaggggccaattttgatcaccgaaacgagagagtacacgacctggcaatgtctcatgcagtaattgaattgtttcacgggctgtatgacatgtggcaccgtcttgttgaaaccacatattggacacatcaatatcatccaattttggcagaaagaactatgtaatcatgtcgcgatatcgagcaccagtaacagtcaatgcttgaccagcatcattttcaaaaaaatatggcccaattatgcctccaacccaaaatccacaccatacagttacgcgttgtggatgcatttgtttttcgacaatcacatgtgggttctccgaaccccaaatgcggcaattttggcgattgacaaagccatcaagatgaaaatgtgcttcatcgcttaggatgattttgctcgaaaaatcagggtccatttgttgatgttccataatccattcaacgaactctttTCTCtttccatggtcattaggcttcaattgttgtgttaattgaattttgtaagcatgaagacacagatctttggtgagtatacgctgtagagaggttcttgaaatttgcaattcttgtccacgacgtcgaattgaggttcctggattgtcagcaacactctcacgcactgcttcgacattcacatttgaacgacTTGTCTTTGGACggccagtgtgtttggcgtctccaacggatccagtctccatgaatttttcaattaatctcttcaccgTTGACGAAGTTAagacactattccgaccatattttgtatgaaattttcgaactgcagccgccacgctttcactatttttaaaatattctttaatagtgaacacacgttgttctatcgtgtaacgctccatttttaataaccctatactgttagctgtcaaattgctttttttcagggttgccaacacttcactgcacaaatggcggcaaattcaaatcttgcgttagttttgggacaccctttaaatTCAACAGTAACAATTTCGCCAAACAATCATAGTGAAGTATGCTGAGGATTCTTTGTTCTAAACTAAAAGGAATATAGTTAATGTATTtctaatttattgaatttctaaAGAAATAAGTAGTAGCttcgtgatggttagtgcgttggaatgtcatgatagaggtcttggattcaatccttGGCTGTACCGCTTAAAGTTTGTTTCAcggctactgcctcttgcggggaattgacaaatccttcaagagttattcttgtcatacagagttctttctcaaataagccgttcggattcggcttaaaacttcaggtcccctccatccctgacaacattacgcGCACACAAGAAttgttgtaagttactaggccctagttttcatcGTAATGTTGCGCCAcgtaatgtatttatttataaataaaacaagtacattttttctattatatttctTTGGGTATATTTTTctgagtataaaaataaatacatttcggtttcatagttaaaatataatatgtaaATCTAGGAGATGCAAGGTTGGCAATAAAGTGGTTTCTTTTAAAGTCATAGGTTATTTTGACACTTTAAACTAATTCCTGTTCGAAATCTTGAAAGAAAGTGATTATTATACCTCCATGGAACGGAATGAGCCACCTCTTAGGCTTGTGAGTTTTTTAAAATGAGAATCAATTCGCGAACACCAACattaaaacatctttttttacttaaattaaagaCAAGTATTTGTACAAACTTTGGTTTATATATAATGCCGCCGGCCGGCCGCACAGCCAAAGCCACAATCGATCTTTATcacaataaattttcaaatcatcATTTTTGCGCCTCGGAGAAGTGTAATCGCATTTGGATTATTTGTATGAGATTCAGTGGCcttgaaaaattgaagtgaCAAAAAACGCTACTGCGAAGACTTCAGAGTTAGCCACTTGAACGACGTTGTGTTTAacaattaatgaaaatatttgctcttaTTTATGTTGCcaaaattcatagaaaaataataaatttttttaattatgtcatttttaaaaagaaacttgtaTTTTTCTGCCTTTTATatacgaggggcgttcaatatattctcggtatcgatatgaatgaaaatgcgaattcaatttaaattgtttttatttttcaatataatctcccctaacatcaatgcatttgttacatcttgagataagcttttttaaaccctcaaaaaaataagtttcctcttttccggcaaaatacccatttattgccgacttgagttcttcatcatccgaaaatctttttccacgaagacGTTTTTTAGAAATCCGGAAACAGAAAGTAATCACTAGGGGCAAGGTCTGAACTAAagggtggatgttgaatttcttcaaaaccacaatctcgcacagcagccttggaaactcgagccgtgtgaacaggagcgttgtcatgaagaagcaacacacccgctgcgagtttaccccgtcttttctttttaatttcctcccgcaaattatgcaaagtggaagcgtaggatttggcgttgatggtttcacctttttttttgtactcaatgagtaagattccctttgactcccaaaaaactgtggccatgagcttccccgcagacggagtgactttgaacttcttcggggggtctgttccttttttatggcactgcatggactcttgtttgctttcagggtcatagtggtgaacccatgtttcgttcccagtaacaatccgatgcataacaccgtccgcgttctcactacacatctccaaaagctctctacagcatgcgattctcacttttttctgagtcgctgtgagcattcgtggcacccaccgttcactgacctttgaaaggttaagatggtcatgaagGATGGTGTGAATGGTACCAGTCGAAAGCATGGTGATCTCTGTcatcattttcacctttattcgggcattctcgagaacaagtttttcgacttctttgatgctttctcccgtACAAGCACTAGCCGGGGCGCCGGAGCGGGGGTCGTCTTCAATGCCCTCTCTGCCTCAATTGAACTcacttgaccacttttgcacagttgataatgaaggtgcggaaccctggtaaactgccaccatttcttcatgaatagttttttgactttttccttgcttagtgagaaatttaattacaacgcgatgctcaattttcaccatcatcgtctcagttgccattatgattctgttatgttcataaataaaaacatatgcTTTAACTGAAGCTGCAAACGCAATGGAAAATTTTCATGTTAAAGGTCAGCTTTTAAAGCTATATTCCTTGAGAATAAAGAATGACacttattatttcaattaactGTTTTTCAGTTCCGAACCACCCTAATCCGAACCACGCttctcaattttgttaaaaaatagcaaaatcaCTCCGGAACACTCCCAAACTTTATACTCGTAACTTTTGCAATTCATATAATAATTGTTGAAAGGGCACTTTAAAgggaccttaaaaaaaacagtgaaatgTGCGctcataattaaatattattttctacggccacttttgagaaaaacaagTAACTACCAACATTGAAAATGTTCTACAGAAATTTTGTACTATTTATGAATTCTACAACGCCTGTTCGGAATTGTGTAAAATATCGTTtatattgaatacaaatttttgtcacTAAAGTGCTTTGCAggttgaagttcaaaaatgagTTAGATTTAGTTAAAAGCTAAAAACAAGATTAATTTGTGGACAGGTTGAGTGAAAAACCGACCAAAGCAAggtgttttacaaaatttaactaaaacagCGGGTACTAAAAAACCGTTATGATTCAAAATTCATGACCTGGATACCTTGTATATCGCTATTGCACAATTTTTGTCGTTGTTCACATGTTTacacttaaaagttttatacattttcgaaaatttgtatactttaaaTAAACTATTGAAATGAAGCATGTATGTGATACCCTTCTAGTTCATTTAACTTTATCTAATTGAATGATTTAGCAAAAATAGCTTGGAGAGATACTACAATGATAAGTTTatataagtatttaaaaaacattatttacatCTACAAATTGTATAACTATTTACTTTTTACTTGACATTTCGAGTactagtttgtttaaaaaaagacacaaaacaAAGCAGACCACcaggatttttatatatacttGGGTAATGAAGAAGttagaaaaagaaatgttttagttttacttttgtATTGTGTGTACCTATTACTAAAATTAAACTGATTAACGTAAAGTGTACTTAAACCAAATTGTAAACAGGTTTCATGCAAATAATTACTATCAGTGTTTAAAAAGTATATGCTAAGTTACAACATTGATTGAAGCAGCTAGTACTGACTTCAGTATAATAAGAGTTGGTTATAGCGACACAGTCGTAGATTTTTACTACTTCCTGTTCTTAATCTAAACTTATACTATTTTATCATCTTGATatcaaatcaataatttttgaatcgtTTAAGTACAAGTTTATGTACTCTTAGGCTTCAGTACACACTTCTACCTTCATTCGGAA
This window contains:
- the LOC129947971 gene encoding regucalcin-like is translated as MSYKVEALPDSFCLLGEGPHWDIEKQSLYFVDIENAQVLRYDYAENKVYRCQIENEKLASYIIPIEGANNKFLVGIGRRISVINWDGFSKTCKVEKDILTVEEGDPKCTQNRINDGKCDPRGRLFCGTMNTIDIFSNRTGNFYRIDEGGKYKLLKDNIGISNGLAWNEKNNKFYYIDSLDLKVREYDYDFETGCLKNPRDAFNLTSLQEEGKMVVPDGMTIDSDGNLYVATFGGSSVYKVDPKNGQILLQIKLPCEQITSAAFGGPNLDILYVTTARLLNKPAPGGTTYKITGIGAKGLPMAKCKLPL